From a single Adhaeribacter swui genomic region:
- a CDS encoding ATP-binding protein, whose product MSTALPEEIVAPPVLENMLSDLRQIIIQRLESYFQQDAAAFDNWLSRTFADQFVKLPFARQLPQLKTPAEYMVLLLALVPHLQPNFFESIMVEHLPGGGDFPEFGGVKGTNHRGILPTGETAQFIIGGTDLTQRLAVQALFEEEHFFYQNDIIWLETVREGEPTMSGRIILAPEWVNTLLKGTDVKPKFSPDFPAKLVQTKMDWNDLVLHPFTAEQIEDIKRWFRYHTVLEADVNLSRKIRQGYRVLFHGPPGTGKTLTAGLMGKEFNKDVYRVDLSQIVSKYIGETEKNLSKIFDRAEHKDWILFFDEADALFGKRTNVQSSHDKYANQEVSFLLQRVEDFGGLLILASNYKANMDEAFLRRFHSIVHFPMPNAQERLRLWQQSLPHSITTHNQLNLSQLADAHELSGASILNIVQFAALKALSRPDQTLYQDDLLLGIRRELRKEDKSA is encoded by the coding sequence ATGTCGACTGCTCTTCCGGAAGAAATTGTTGCCCCGCCCGTTTTGGAAAATATGCTCTCCGATTTGCGGCAGATTATTATACAGCGGCTGGAATCTTATTTTCAGCAGGATGCGGCTGCTTTTGATAATTGGTTATCCCGGACTTTTGCGGACCAGTTCGTGAAGCTGCCCTTTGCCCGGCAATTGCCGCAGCTAAAAACCCCGGCAGAATACATGGTGCTGCTGCTGGCCCTGGTGCCGCACCTGCAACCAAACTTTTTTGAATCTATTATGGTGGAGCATTTACCCGGCGGCGGCGATTTTCCGGAGTTTGGCGGGGTAAAAGGAACAAACCACCGGGGTATTTTGCCCACCGGCGAAACCGCGCAGTTTATTATTGGTGGCACCGATTTAACGCAACGATTAGCCGTACAAGCTTTATTTGAGGAAGAACATTTTTTTTACCAGAACGATATTATTTGGCTTGAAACCGTGCGGGAAGGCGAGCCTACCATGAGCGGCCGGATTATTTTGGCTCCCGAGTGGGTAAATACCTTGTTAAAAGGTACCGATGTAAAACCGAAATTTAGCCCCGATTTTCCGGCAAAGTTGGTGCAAACTAAAATGGACTGGAACGACCTGGTTTTGCACCCGTTTACCGCCGAACAAATAGAAGATATTAAACGCTGGTTCCGCTACCACACCGTACTGGAAGCCGATGTAAATTTATCCCGGAAAATCAGACAAGGCTACCGGGTTTTATTTCACGGGCCACCAGGCACCGGCAAAACCCTCACGGCCGGCCTCATGGGAAAAGAATTTAACAAAGATGTTTACCGCGTCGATTTGTCGCAGATTGTCTCGAAATACATTGGGGAAACCGAAAAGAACCTGAGCAAAATTTTTGACCGGGCCGAACACAAAGATTGGATTTTGTTTTTCGACGAAGCCGATGCCTTGTTCGGCAAACGCACGAACGTGCAAAGTTCCCACGATAAATACGCTAACCAGGAAGTGTCGTTTTTGCTGCAAAGGGTCGAAGATTTTGGGGGCTTGTTAATTTTGGCTTCTAATTACAAAGCCAACATGGACGAAGCTTTTCTGCGCCGGTTCCATTCTATTGTGCATTTCCCGATGCCGAACGCTCAGGAACGATTAAGGCTCTGGCAACAATCTTTACCACACTCTATAACCACGCACAACCAGCTTAACCTTTCGCAACTTGCCGACGCACACGAACTTAGCGGCGCTTCCATCCTCAACATCGTGCAATTTGCCGCGCTCAAAGCCCTAAGCCGCCCCGACCAGACTTTGTACCAGGACGATTTACTGCTGGGCATCCGCCGCGAACTCCGGAAAGAAGATAAGTCCGCCTAA